In one Melopsittacus undulatus isolate bMelUnd1 chromosome 4, bMelUnd1.mat.Z, whole genome shotgun sequence genomic region, the following are encoded:
- the ATP5MJ gene encoding ATP synthase subunit ATP5MJ, mitochondrial, translating into MMMQNMIPKSLKGMKFYFTTVYQEIWVGVALTAYAYYKISYGGKKAVADKSSGAGHH; encoded by the exons ATG ATGATGCAGAACATGATTCCAAAGTCACTGAAAGGCATGAAATTCTACTTTACTACGGTGTATCAAGAAATATGGGTTGGTGTAGCATTAACAGCTTATGCCTATTACAAAATTTCATATGGTG gaaaaaaagcagtggCAGATA AATCCTCTGGTGCTGGCCATCATTAA